The following nucleotide sequence is from Rhodospirillales bacterium.
TGCTTCATTGCCGGGCGGCACTTCCGGGCGGCCAATCGAGACATAGTGGAAGCCGCGCTCGCGCATATCTTCGGGTTTGTAGATATTGCGCAGGTCGATCATGCGTTTTTCTTTCATGATTTCGCCCAAACGCCCCAGCCCAAGTGCGCGGAACTCGTTCCATTCCGTAACGATCACCAGTGCATCCGCATTGGTGGCCGCAACGTAGGCGTCTTTACACCATTCAACCTTGCTCAGATGCTTTTTCGCTTCGTCCATAGCGACAGGATCAAACGCGGCCACATGGGCGCCTTCGTCCTGCAGATAGGGGATGATCTGCAAGGATGGCGCGTCACGCATATCGTCGGTGTTGGGTTTAAAAGACACACCCAAAATAGCAATGCGCTTGCCTTGAACGTTGCCTCCACAAGCTTCGATGACGCGCTGGGCCATTGAGCGCTGGCGGGCAGTATTGACCCACACCACGGTTTCTACAATATTTTGCGGCGCGTTGTATTTCTGGCCGATTTGTGTGAGGGCGAGCGTATCTTTCGGGAAACAGGAGCCGCCATAGCCCGGCCCTGCGTGCAGGAACTTCGCACCTATACGCCCGTCAAGGCCTATTCCACGCGCGACATCCTGTACATTAGCACCGGTTTTTTCGCACAAATTGGCGATTTCATTGATAAAGGTAATTTTTGTGGCCAAAAAGGCGTTGGCCGCATATTTTATGGTTTCCGAGGTTTCCGGCGATGTTATCACCATCGGCGTTTCGTTAATATAAAGCGGGCGGTACAGATCGCGCATAATTTCAACGGCGCGTTCGCTATCGGCACCGATCACGACACGGTCAGGACGTAAGAAATCATTCACCGCCGCGCCTTCACGCAGAAATTCAGGGTTTGAGCAGACATCAAACTCCACATCTGTGCGACCCTGTTTTCCCAATTCCTCATTCATGATGCGCTTAACTTCGCGCGCGGTGCCGACGGGAACGGTCGATTTGGTCACGATCAGCGTATAGCCTTCCATCACACGGGCAATTTCGCGCGCCGCCTCATACACATATGTCATATCGGCATGACCGTTATCACTGCGCGCTGGCGTACCCACAGCGATAAAAACGGCTATCGAGTCTTTGAGCGCTTCTTCAAGATCTGTCGTAAAGGATAGACGCCCGGCCTTTACCTGCTTGGCGACAAGGTCCTCTAGACCCGGTTCATAGATAGGGATTTCGCCTTGCTTAAGGCGCTTAATCTTGCCTTCGTCCTTGTCCAGACACACAACGTCGATCCCGAATTCAGCAAAGCATGTGCCCGAAACCAGCCCGACATAGCCTGTCCCTACCATTCCTATACGCATGATTATCCCTTTCAATCAGAGCGTTAAATGTAAATCTTTTGCGCCTTTTTCGCACTGCTCAGACCTTTTGACAAGCTTTATTCCATACCCAGAAAGAAGTAACCAGTTGTTAAGATAATACGGCTAAGCTTATTAGAGTGATCAGGTTTACCTTTCAACTTCACATATTTTTTATCTAGGGTCAGGACCTAAAACATTGCATAATCTTTCATATTTTGTTTAAATTCAACTTCTGAAATTTAATTCCATAGAATTTTAAAGGCATTTCAAACGATAAGGATCAATAATGGCCAAGAAAGAGACAAAAAAAGACGCACCAGCCAAGGCAGAGCCAAAAGCGTCAGAGCAAAAGCCAGCAGCCAATATGCCCTTGTTTTATTCCAACCCTGTGCCGCTTGATGCCAAGGCGCATGCGGACTTGGCTTTGAAACAGAATTTTGGTTTCGGCTTTACAGAAGGTGTGAATGCTGTGCCGCTTAACCTGATCGAAATGCCGCAAGTTTGTCATTATTACCCGATTGCATTTTCGCCCGACGGCAACGCAACGCCTGTGGCTATTTTAGGTCTGCGCGATAATGAAAATCTGTTTTTGAATGCGGATAACACCTGGGAAGCCAATACCTATATCCCGGCCTATATTCGCCGCTATCCGTTTATTTTCTCTGAACTGCCTGGTGGCGATCAGTTAACACTTTGCCTAGATATCAATGACAAAGTGACTGATAAAAAAGGAGATCAAAAGTTTTTTGACGCCGAGGGCAAGCCGAGCGAACTGGCCAATAACGCTCTTGAGTTTTGCAAGTCCTATCACGCGGCGGCTCAGCAGACTGTTGAGTTCAGCAAGGCCCTGGCCGAAAGCGGTCTGCTGGTTGATCGCGAGGCCCAAATCAATGTTGCGGGCAACAAGCGGATTAATTTCTCCGGCTTCAAAATCATTGATGAGAAAAAAATGGCTGAAATGGACGACAAAGCGTTCATGGAATGGCGTAAGAAAGGCTGGTTGCCGTTCTTGTATGCGCATCTGTTCTCCGGTGCACAATGGCAGCGCCTGACGTATCTATTGAATATGCGTCTTAAGAAAGAAGCAGCATAATTTTTCAAGATAGCAAATTTAAATTATAACAAACCCTTATTCGCATATGTGAAAGAAGTTTGTTGACTTTTATGGAATAGATTCTTGATCGCACGGCAGACTCATGCTAACCGTATTGCTTCGTCTTCAGAATTAGAGAGAGGTACCAGTCATGGCTAAGGTCGGTGCGCAGCGCGCGGCAGATTTAACAGGTAAGTCAAAATCCACTATCCAGCGCGCTATGAATAGCGGCAAGCTCTCCTATGAGTTGGACCCCAACGGACGGCGTGTGATTGATGTTTCCGAACTGGACCGCGCGTTTGGCCTTAATCAAAATAGCAGCGCACCTGCTGCACCGACAGTGGAGGAAGAGCTGGAAAAAGCTTCCGTGCTGATTGAGATGGAGCGTATCAAAATGCGCGTAAAAATGCTTGAGAACCAACTGGAAGCAGCAGAAAGCCAAATTGAGGACCTTAAAGCCCAGCGTGACCAGTGGCAGAAGCAAGCCTCTCAGATGCTTATCACCAGCCAATATTCACAAAAGCAGGCCGAAGATCTGGCCGAGCAGCTTAAAGAGCGTGAACGCCGCGCTCGTGAACGCCGCGAAAAAATGGAGCAACAAAAGCTCGAAGAGCGGATGAAGAAGATGCAGGCTGATAATCAAAACGCACAAGACGAGGATGATAATGAATCCGAAGGTGCTTTTGGCGGCCTGTGGAAACGCGTTAAAGGCGGACGTTAAGCCTATATCTTCATGTGATTTTTACCTTTTACAGTGCTATACTGGCTATATGAGGTTTTTTTCTTACATATTGCTTGTTTTAGGCATATTAGTGCTATGCGGCCCCGCGCAGGCACAGGAGCATGCACCACTCCCGCCCGCTGATGATGTGCCGCTCAGTTCGCCGCGCGATCACATGGATGATGTTCCTGACGCATATATTGAAGAAGCCAACGCATTTTATGATGAATGTTCTGCCAGTGATTTGATGAGCCAATATTACAATTGCGAATGTTATTCTCTGGCCTATCTCGATAAGCGTATTGAAATGGGCCCTACGGTCGTCAGAACCTCTATTTTAAGTGAAATAGAAAATGAATGCCGCGACGCAGTTGGCGCTGCCGGAAGAGCTTATATGGAATGCTTAAGCAAAGCCAATATGTTCAAACCGGGCACAGACCCGGAAGAATACTGCGAATGCGTTGCCAATACTTATGTGGATATGATGAACACGGCTGCGCCGCGAGTGAGTTCCCGCAGCATTGTCCGGCTTCAAACCTATTCTTATACCGCCTGCACCAATTCACAAACCGGGCGACCAGAGGTTAGATTTGAAGATAGTCGATAGTCTTTAATTTGTTATGCATTGCGCGCCATGCACGGCAGCGTGTAAATGCGCCTTAGCCATGGGCAGGATGTTACCTTTATAAAAAGCAATGGTACGGCGCTTTTCAGCAGCGAAGTCATCTGAACGTTCGGCCAGCGCCGCGTTTGATTTTTCCAATAGCACCCCGGCGGCAATAAGCGCAAAGCCATTAAGATACGGCGTGGCCATGGCGGCGACTTGATCAAGGTCTTTTTGCTTGCCTGTATCCAGAAGCGCTTTGGTGGCATCTTCGAGCATGTCGAAGTATGGGCTTAGCGCATCACCTGCATCGGCGCGCAGATCGTCAATAAAGGCGCTGATACTTTCCCCATTATCACGCAGGGTTTTGCGAAAGGTCAAATCAAGCGCCTGAATGCCGTTTGTGCCTTCGTAAATCGGTAAAATGCGCGCATCGCGGTAATATTGCGCTGCGCCGGTTTCTTCAATAAAGCCCATGCCGCCATGGATTTGAACACCGATCGACGTGACTTCACAAGCCATATCCGTGCACCAGCTTTTAACCAGAGGCGTAAGAATATCGACGCGCATGGTCTCACCATTATCAAGAGCCAGAGCTGCGGCATAGGTCAACGCCCGGCCTGCCTCAATTTGTGATTTCATGCTCAGCAGCATGCGCTGCACATCCGTATGCTGGTCGATGGTAACGCGCTCGCCGGTGGTGAATGACTTGCCCTGCACGCGCTGGGCGGCAAAGCTTTTGGCCTGTTGATAGCTTCTTTCCGCAATCGCGACGCCCTGCAAGCCCACAGACAGGCGCGCATTATTCATCATTGTGAACATGTATTTGAGGCCTTGATGCTCCTGCCCGACCAAGTACCCGGTCGCACCATCAAAATCCATAGTGCAGGTGGGCGAGGCGTGGATACCGAGCTTGTGCTCCAGTCCGATACATTTCACAGCGTTACGTGTGCCATCTTCCAGAAATTTAGGAACAATAAACAATGAAATGCCTTTGATATCATCCGGAGCGCCCGGCAAGCGCGCAAGAACGAGATGAATGATATTTTCAGCCAGATCATGCTCACCATAGGTAATAAAGATTTTCTGACCCGTGATTTTATAGGCGTTGCCGTCAGGCTCCGCTTTGGTACGGATCAAACCGAGATCAGATCCGGCGGCGGCCTCCGTAAGGTTCATCGTGCCGGTCCACTCACCGCTGATGAGTTTGGGTAGATAGGCCGCCTTTTGTTCATCCGAGCCATGATGATTAATCGCCTCGACCGCGCCCTGATTGAGCAGCGGACACAGGCTGAAGCTCGTATTTGCACCCTGCCACATTTCCTGAACAGGAAAAGCCAGCGCGTAAGGCAGCCCCTGCCCGCCAAATTCAGGATCAAACGGCACGGCATTCCAGCCGCCATCACGATACCCGGCATAAGCCTCTTTCCAGCCCGGTGCGGTGGTGACTTCGGTGCCGCCAAGCTTTGCGCCGTTTTGATCGCCGCTCAAATTTAGCGGGGCCAGCACTTCACTGGCCAGTTTGGCGGCCTCGCCAAAGATAGATTCTGTCATTTCCCGGTCCAGATCTTCATTTTCAAACCCTAAAACATCATGAAGCAGGAACTGCATATCTTCGATCGGGGGCATATAATCACTCATTTTTGGCTCTCTTTTAATTTTGGCACGGTGGTTGCAGACTACTTTTGAAAAGACTTTTGAAGAGACATTGTAGAAGAATTTAACGAGAAATACAGACCTCATGCACGAACTAACAAATACAATTGCAAACAATGTGTTAGCGGCTTTTAGCGGCCAAGCCTCCAAAAGCGTTATGAATGCGATTCAAAGCGCCAGCGCCAAAACCGGGGTTGATTTTGCCTATCTGATGCAGCAAGCCAAGGCTGAGAGCAGCTTTGACCCACATGCCAAGGCCAGGACCAGCAGCGCTACGGGGCTGTATCAGTTTATTGAGAGCACATGGCTGAATACGATTGAAAAACATGGCTATAAGCATGGAATCAGCCTTGAGGGCAAGTCTCGTCGGCAAATCCTGAATATGCGCAACGACCCGGAAATTGCGGCCAATATGGCGGCAGAATTTGCCAGTGAGAACCAAAAGTTTCTTGAAGATCACTGGGCGAAAGGCGAGAAAGACATCGGCGCAACAGAGCTGTATCTGGCGCACTTTCTGGGAGCGGGAGGCGCGGCGGGCTTCCTGAATGCGCGTGATGAAAATCCGCTACAAAAAGCAGCCTATATTTTCCCGGAAGCGGCCAAGGCCAACCGCAATGTGTTTTATGAAGCTGGCACTTCGCGCCCGCGTACGATGGATGAGATTTACGCCTTCTTTGATAAAAAGTTTCAAATTGAAGGCGCCCCTGCTCCGCAAGCCCAGCCATCGGCTAAGAGTACGCCGCACTCTGTGGTGTATCAGGATATTGCCAGCGAGGCGTTGCTGGCCTTTGGCGTTGAAAATTCAGGGTTTGAATATAGCAGACGCTCTCAGGATCACCTGATCAACCGGTTGTTTTCCCGCGGACACCAAGAGCTTGAGAATATCTACGGGCAGCACACCGCCTCCTCTCCTTATCAGGCTCTTCTCCACGCGCCGATTGAGATTATGCTGCTGGCCGAGCTGGATTTACCAACCAACCCTGATATTACGCGGCATAAATCGTATTTATAATCGTTTATCGTCATTGTGAGACAACCCGAAGGATGGGCGCGGCAATCTATTTTTTTGTCTGGATTGCTTCACTTCGTTCGCAATGACGGCTATAGCTAGTCTTCATGAGCAATATTATCCATATTTTAAATAAGCGCATTGCACTGACTCAACATGTGGGCGGTTTTCAGACCTCAATTGATGCGGTGCTGCTGGCTGCTGCTTGCCCGGCGCATGCGGGGGAACGCCTTCTGGATTTAGGCTGCGGCGTGGGCAGCGCCTCTTTGGCCGCGTTAAAACGTATTGAGAACACAACACTGACCGGAATTGATATTTTGCCAGAAGTCGTTGAATTGGCTAAGCATAATGCCAGGCTGAACGCCATGGTAGAGCGCACGGATTTTCAGTGCATTGATGTTCGCGATTTTGAAGATCTAAGTTTTGATCATGTGATCTGTAACCCGCCTTTTCTGGATGCGGGAGAGCATGTTCGCTCCCCTTCTCAGGCTAAAGCCACGGCTATGGGATTTGGCGAGGACGATATGGATCTGAAGGACTGGGTGGATTGCGCCCATCGCAGCATTGCCGGACAAGGCTCGCTCACACTGATCCACCGGGCCGATCAGATTGATGAAATCATACGGGCCATGGGCAAGCGCTTTGGCGCGGTTGAGATTATCCCGTTATGGCCGAAAGCAGGGCAAGAGGCCAAGCGCGTCATTGTGCGAGCGCGTAAGCACCGCAAAAGCCCGGCGAGAATTCACGCCGGGATCGTTTTGCATCAGGAAAACGGTGATTATACGGCGCACGCGGAAAACATCTTGCGTGAAATCGCCCCCATAGCTTAAATTGCATGCTCAAAGAGGAACCCTTGATATGTCCGTGAAAACGAAAGTCTGTGAAACCTGCGATAAACTCTCGAATCTGCCGATTATTGGCGGAATTCTCAAGCCCAAGCCGCGCGTTTCTATTTTGCGCTTATCGGGGGTGATTGCTGATTCCGGGCCGGGGCGCGGCGGGATCAGTCATCATAAATATGAGAAATTTATCACCGATGCTTTTGATGAATTTGACTTGCAGGCCGTGTTGCTGGTGATCAACTCACCGGGCGGGTCTCCGGCGCAAAGTGCGCTGATCGGCGATCAGATCCGCAGGTTGTCGGAAGAAAAAGAGGTTCCGGTTTATGCCTTTGTCGAAGATGTGGCAGCGAGCGGTGGATACTGGCTGGCGGCGGCGGCGGATGAAATTTATGCGAACGAAACCTCGATTGTCGGATCAATCGGCGTCATTTCCGCCGGATTTGGTTTTAAGGATTTAATCAATAAATATGGTGTTGAGCGCCGCGTTCATACCTCCGGTAAAAATAAAAGCTTTTTGGACCCGTTTACGGAGGAAAAACCCGCCGATCTAAAACGGTTAAAAGCCATTCAAGGAGAGCTGCACGAAACTTTTATCCGGTGGGTCAAGGAGCGCCGCGGTAAAAAGCTTAAAGGCAAGGATGAAGAGCTGTTTGACGGGAGTTTCTGGAGTGCGAAAACGGCGTTGGAGCTGGGGCTGGTTGACGGGTTTGGCGAGGCGAAAAGATTTGCAAAAACGAAGTTTGGCGAAGAAATTAAATTCGTTGAGCTGGGGCCGGAGAGAAAGCTGGTGTCTTCCTTGCTCGGTTCCGGTATGAAAAGCTCACTGGCGGAAGATGCGATTGAGGCTCTCGAAACCAAAGCCGTTTGGAGCCGGTATGGTTTGTAATTTTTAAATGCAAAGGACATAAAGTCAGACAAAGACAAACAAGGCCCGTTTTGAAGACTTTTTAGCCTTTTGTTTTGGAAGAGTTTTTCCTTCTTTTAAGCCAAAGAATCTTGATCCCAGCAAACATCATAAACACCACCAAGATTATATTTGATGCCAGTAATACAGCTTCCATGTATGTAAACCACGGAGCAGCCATCAAACCAAGCGCTGTTAAAATGAGCAATTTTTTTACCAAACCGGAAAATCCCGCCCAAAGCATGCTCACAATCAAAGGAATCGTAAACAGCAATACAATATCCATTAAAAGGAATATTGAGGAGAATGATTCACAGACACCATCGCCGCAAAAACCGCCCCATCTATAAAACGGCAAGGGAAACCCATATATAACAGACCCGTCCGCCCCTGGTGCCGACTTAGTGAAATATGTCGTTAGAAACCACAAAATGACTATGAAAAACGCTGCCCCTGCAAAGGCCCAGCTATTCCATTTGCACTTTTTGAAAAGATTCAGAAACATTCGATAGAACCTTTCTAACTTTGCGTCTTAAAACTCTACGCTTTCATCTTCTCGCGCAGATATTCGGCGACCTTATCAAGGTGGATGCGCTCTTGTGCCATGGTGTTGCGCTCACGCACGGTGACGGTTTGATCCTCAAGCGTGTCGTTATCAATCGTGAAGCAATAGGGCGTGCCGATTTCATCCTGACGGGCATAGCGCTTACCAATATTTTGCTTGATATCGAGATCGACGGGGAATTCCTCGCGCAGTTCCAGATAGAGTTTCTGTGCAATCGGTACATGCTCTTCCTTCGCGGTCAGCGGCAAAATGGCGGCCTTTTTCGGGGCCATTGCGGGGGTGAAGTTGAGATAGACGCCGGAAGGGCGATTTTCATCCACTGTGTAAGCCTCGCATATCAGTGCCAGCACTCCGCGCGTTAGGCCGGCAGCCGGTTCGATCACGTGGGGAATATAGCGCTCATTATCGCGGGCGGGATCGAGATATTCCATCTTGACGCCGGAGTGTTCCTGATGGGATTTCAGGTCGAAATCGCAGCGGTGGGCAATGCCTTCAAGCTCGCCAAAGCCCGGATCGGTGAAGGGGAACTTATATTCAATGTCCGAGGTGCCGAGACCTTCCTTGGCATAATGGGCCAATTCATCGGCATCGTGTTTACGCATCTCCATATTGCCTTCGGTGAGGCCAACGGATTTCCAGAATTTAACGCGCTCATCAAACCAGAATTCCTGCCATTTTTTGGCCTCATCGGGGTGGCAGAACCATTCCATTTCCATTTGCTCGAATTCGCGCGAGCGGAAGATGAAATTGCGCGGGTTCACCTCGTTGCGATAGGCCTTACCGATTTGAGCAATCCCGAAGGGCATTTTCACGCGCGTTGAATCGAGCACGTTTTTGTAATTCAGGAAGATGCCTTGGGCGGTTTCAGGGCGCAGATAAACCTTGTTTTCTTCGCTTTGAATCGGCCCGGCATGGGTTTCAAACATCAGGTTGAAGGCTTTAGGCTCGGTCAGCGTGCCAGGCTCTTTGGTGTCCGGGCCGATAATCTTCGCGTAATCTTCGATCGGCAATTTGGTCAAATTGATCTTTTCAAATAATGACAGATCGGAAGGCATGCCAAGCTTTTTGAGCTTTTTCTCCATTTCGGAATCTTCGGTTTCTTCGTGGAATGCGGGCCAGCGGTCGGCCTTTTCCGAAGTCAGGACGATGAGATGATCCTGCCGGTAGCGTTTCTTGGTTTCCCTACAATCGACCATCGGGTCTGAAAAGCCCCCGACATGGCCCGAAGCCACCCAGGTTTTAGGGTTTTGGATAATGGCCGAATCGATCCCGACAATATCGACCGGCGCACCATCGGGGCCGAGCGGCGGGGTGATAACCATCGCCTTCCACCAGCGGTCACGCAGGTTGTTTTTCAGCTCCACGCCCAGCGGGCCGAAATCCCAAAAACCATTCAGGCCGCCATAAATATCACTGGCTGGAAAAATAAATCCACGGCGTTTACACAGCGCGACGATGTCTTTCATATCAACAGGCACGAAAAATCTCCTCAAATACCCATATAAATTTTATTACTTTGGTTTTATTCACCATGGAGGTGCGCAGAGCAGCAATCCTGTGTGAATAATGCCCCACAATGGCCTGATTGCACATCAAAAACAAGCGTTTTTCAACCCGCCCCGCTTGGCAAGCACGGCGGAAGAATAACTGATTTTATTAAACAGAGCGAAGAAAAAATAACTTAATAAATTTAGTTTTATAAGTTAAATAGTATTAATTTAAAGTATTATTTCTTAATAATTCTATTTTGTTTTTGTATATGTATAAATATTGTTTGTTTTTGTATTATATAAATCCTCTGTATATACATATTTATCCCTTATTTTTCTTGACTTTTTATGTTTTTACTGTATTTATTTACAATAACTGAGAAAGGAGGAGGCTATGTCTAGTATTATGCAACACACGCATGCGCCCTCTTCTGTTGCAGGGTACAAAGAGGTGACTCCCGACATGCGTGATACCGTCAAAAAGGAGATCACCAGTGGCAACACAAGCGATATGACCGGCGAGCATGTTCATACAGGCGATCCAATGATCGAGGCTTTTGAAGACGCTGAGTGGGTAAGCGCTTTTGACTTTGATGTGGGCGTGTTCAATATGGCAGCTAGCAATAATTCGCTCTTTTGGTCTTATGAGGAAGAAGAGGAGGAAGGGGAAGAAGAGAGTCTGGAGCCTGAAGCCGCATAAAAATTCCAGGCTCAGAACTTATTGATTATGAATTCACAAGATAGTTGGTATGCGATTCACTTGTGATGAGGGGGGTATCATCAGTAAATCATATTCCTGACCTGCTGTGAATCGTTAATGTTTATAGGTCCTGAGCCCAAGTTAAACCCCGCAATTATCAATCAGCCGCGTTTTGCCTAGCCATGCGGCGGTAAGTACGCGCTTCCATTCCGGCCTATAGGCTACATAATCGACCTTATCAAACCCTGCCTCAACAAGCATCGCCGCCGCTTCTTCCAGAGCTTCATTACTTGGGTTCTCTGCTGCCTTGTAAACCACCTGATTAAGCATTCTGGCAATCTCCAGCTCGCCTGCGCCCAAATACGCATTGCGCGAGGAGAGCGCCAGGCCGAATTTATCCCGCGCAATCGGTCCGCCAAGGATCTCGATACCCATGTCCTTATCCACTACCATCTCGTGGATCACCTGTAATTGCTGAAAATCTTTTTCGCCAAACACCGCCACATCAGGCTCCACGGCTTTAAAAAGCCGGTAAACTACGCTCACCACCCCGTCAAAGAAATGCGGGCGGAAATCACTCTCTAAACCCGCTGCCGCCGCACCTGCTTTTTGATCGCTCACCGCGCCCTCAGGATAAAGATCGCCTTCTGTGGGCGCATAAACCGCATCCACGCCTGCAGACTTCAGCAATTCCACATCGCTTTCCAGATCACGGGGATAGGTATCAAAATCTTCATGCGGGGCAAATTGTGTTGGATTAACGAAAATGCTTACAACGACCTTATCGGCTTTCCCGCGCGCTAGCCGCATCAGGCTCAAATGCCCTTCGTGCAACGCCCCCATCGTCGGCACAAACGCTATGCGTAGGCCTTGCGCTTTCCAGTCTTGTACAAGGACCTGTAAATCTTTCTGGGTATGGTGAACGCTTAAGCTCATGAGGCCTTTTTAACCTTTCCGGCTGCGCTCATGCCATAAAGCTGCGCTTCAGCAGGAAACGCCCGTGCCCGCACATCGGCGGCATAGCGCGCCGCGGCATCTCCAATTATCTCGCCAACCTGCGCATATTGTTTGACGAATTTCGGGACATGCCCGCTGGTAATCCCGACCATATCCTCGCTCACCAGAATTTGCCCGTCGCACACAGCCGAGGCACCAATCCCGATTGTTGGAACGCCCGCAGCCAGCGTAATTTCCGCTGCCACAGACTCAATCGTCGCCTCAATCACAAACGCGCTCACGCCGGCTGCTTCAATCGCTTTTGCATCAGCCAAAAGCTGCGCCTCGCTGTCAGCCGAACGCCCCTTAACCCTAAAACCTGTCTCTTTAGTCACCGATTGCGGCATCAGGCCAATATGCCCGATCACCGGAATGCCTGCCTTGACGAGCGTTTTAATCGTCGCGGCCATCTCTACCCCACCCTCCAGCTTTACGCCCTGCGCTCCGGTTTCATCCATGACCCGCCTTGCATTGTTTAAGGCCTGCGCAGGGGACTCTTCATAACTCCCAAACGGCATATCAACAATCACGCAGGATCGTGTGGAGCCACAGGTCACAGCCCGGCCATGATTGATCATCATCTCCAGCGATACGCCCTGCGTAGAGTCCATACCATACAACACCATGCCCATAGAATCGCCGACCAGAAGCAAGTCGCAATGCGGATCAAGGATCTGCGCAATCCGCGCCGTATAGGCGGTCAGGCACACCAGCGGCTCGGGCTGGTTTTTATGGGATTTGATTTCTTCGATCGTTTTTCTCATCTGGCCTCTTGAGATTTTGGACAATGCGCCCTAAATTCCAAATTATGCTTACCAAAGTTTTCGTACTGTTGCTAGCTCTTTGCGCCGTAAACGTAAACCCTGCGGCGGCGCAAACAAAGCTGTTGCCGCAAAGCCAGCAGCAAATCCAGCTCTCCTTCGCACCGCTGGTTAAACAAACCGCCCCTGCCGTTGTTAATATATATACAAAACGTACCGTATCACAAAGAAGCGTGCATCCCTTCGCTCGCGATCCCTTCTTTGCACCCTTCTTCCGCGATGACTTTTTCGGTGGACGCATGCGCAAACAAATCGAAAGTGCGCTCGGCTCCGGTGTGATTCTTGCATCCGACGGTTTGGTGGTCACCAACGCCCATGTTATCCGAGATGCCGATGAGATTACGGTCGTGCTCAGTGATGGCCGGGAGTTTGAGGCCCGCCTTGCACTGGCCGATGAGCCATCTGATTTGGCGTTGTTGCGCATTGATGATCTTCGCGGCGAATCCTTACCTTATGTATCTCTCAAGCCCAGCGAAACGCTGGAAGTTGGTGATATAGTGCTGGCCATCGGCAACCCGTTCGGTGTCGGCCAGACGGTCACCAGCGGCATTGTCTCTGCACAAGGGCGCTCTTCGCTCGACATTAACGACTTTAACTTCTTCATCCAGACCGACGCAGCGATTAACCCTGGCAATTCCGGCGGCGCACTGGTCGCACTGGATGGCGGCGTGGTCGGAATCAACTCTGCGATTTATTCCCGTGATGGCGGCTCGCTGGGCATCGGCTTTGCGATTCCATCCGAAATGGTCGCCAGCGTAATCGCTGCGGAAAAAGCCGGTCAAAGCGGCGCGCGCGGTGTAATTCGCCCATGGCTTGGTGTTACCTCGCAAAATCTCAGCGCTGACATTGCTGCCTCACTGGGCCTCAAAACGCCGCACGGCACATTGATCAATGCACTGCACCCGGCCAGCCCGCTCAAAAAAGCCGGGGTGAAAG
It contains:
- a CDS encoding glycine--tRNA ligase, with the protein product MKDIVALCKRRGFIFPASDIYGGLNGFWDFGPLGVELKNNLRDRWWKAMVITPPLGPDGAPVDIVGIDSAIIQNPKTWVASGHVGGFSDPMVDCRETKKRYRQDHLIVLTSEKADRWPAFHEETEDSEMEKKLKKLGMPSDLSLFEKINLTKLPIEDYAKIIGPDTKEPGTLTEPKAFNLMFETHAGPIQSEENKVYLRPETAQGIFLNYKNVLDSTRVKMPFGIAQIGKAYRNEVNPRNFIFRSREFEQMEMEWFCHPDEAKKWQEFWFDERVKFWKSVGLTEGNMEMRKHDADELAHYAKEGLGTSDIEYKFPFTDPGFGELEGIAHRCDFDLKSHQEHSGVKMEYLDPARDNERYIPHVIEPAAGLTRGVLALICEAYTVDENRPSGVYLNFTPAMAPKKAAILPLTAKEEHVPIAQKLYLELREEFPVDLDIKQNIGKRYARQDEIGTPYCFTIDNDTLEDQTVTVRERNTMAQERIHLDKVAEYLREKMKA
- a CDS encoding S49 family peptidase codes for the protein MSVKTKVCETCDKLSNLPIIGGILKPKPRVSILRLSGVIADSGPGRGGISHHKYEKFITDAFDEFDLQAVLLVINSPGGSPAQSALIGDQIRRLSEEKEVPVYAFVEDVAASGGYWLAAAADEIYANETSIVGSIGVISAGFGFKDLINKYGVERRVHTSGKNKSFLDPFTEEKPADLKRLKAIQGELHETFIRWVKERRGKKLKGKDEELFDGSFWSAKTALELGLVDGFGEAKRFAKTKFGEEIKFVELGPERKLVSSLLGSGMKSSLAEDAIEALETKAVWSRYGL
- the panB gene encoding 3-methyl-2-oxobutanoate hydroxymethyltransferase; translated protein: MRKTIEEIKSHKNQPEPLVCLTAYTARIAQILDPHCDLLLVGDSMGMVLYGMDSTQGVSLEMMINHGRAVTCGSTRSCVIVDMPFGSYEESPAQALNNARRVMDETGAQGVKLEGGVEMAATIKTLVKAGIPVIGHIGLMPQSVTKETGFRVKGRSADSEAQLLADAKAIEAAGVSAFVIEATIESVAAEITLAAGVPTIGIGASAVCDGQILVSEDMVGITSGHVPKFVKQYAQVGEIIGDAAARYAADVRARAFPAEAQLYGMSAAGKVKKAS
- a CDS encoding Do family serine endopeptidase, with product MLTKVFVLLLALCAVNVNPAAAQTKLLPQSQQQIQLSFAPLVKQTAPAVVNIYTKRTVSQRSVHPFARDPFFAPFFRDDFFGGRMRKQIESALGSGVILASDGLVVTNAHVIRDADEITVVLSDGREFEARLALADEPSDLALLRIDDLRGESLPYVSLKPSETLEVGDIVLAIGNPFGVGQTVTSGIVSAQGRSSLDINDFNFFIQTDAAINPGNSGGALVALDGGVVGINSAIYSRDGGSLGIGFAIPSEMVASVIAAEKAGQSGARGVIRPWLGVTSQNLSADIAASLGLKTPHGTLINALHPASPLKKAGVKVGDVILSLNDKEIRDASEMKFRMATVPLGDKAKVTLMRQDQKLNVYVEAMAPPEDPPRDETSLSGEHALNGAVVGNVNPAVALELGLSSDAQGIVVLKVARASRAARVLSPGDLLVEINGRKINDVKDIEKALNRGSGQGLSLVIQSGGRLQRIVIR
- a CDS encoding pantoate--beta-alanine ligase; protein product: MSLSVHHTQKDLQVLVQDWKAQGLRIAFVPTMGALHEGHLSLMRLARGKADKVVVSIFVNPTQFAPHEDFDTYPRDLESDVELLKSAGVDAVYAPTEGDLYPEGAVSDQKAGAAAAGLESDFRPHFFDGVVSVVYRLFKAVEPDVAVFGEKDFQQLQVIHEMVVDKDMGIEILGGPIARDKFGLALSSRNAYLGAGELEIARMLNQVVYKAAENPSNEALEEAAAMLVEAGFDKVDYVAYRPEWKRVLTAAWLGKTRLIDNCGV